In Bacilli bacterium, a genomic segment contains:
- a CDS encoding MgtC/SapB family protein, producing MGNPWEIDALHMAIRLFLAMVLGGLVGWEREQSNRAAGFRTHILVCIGSALLMLLSIYGFSDFAEEINVRIDPARMAAQVITGIGFLGAGVIIYNGLSITGLTTAASLWVVAAIGLSIGAGFYFAASLCTALVLFNLMVLNKVEKRLFRAKKLHVIKIKTEDKPGNLGEITEVLKMHNTEIRRLTTEHIPNEGSSAPIFQIAFTVRLPAELPLVELIEKLRKMPGVLELNVDQVAWTGKNGERMRSE from the coding sequence ATGGGCAACCCATGGGAAATTGACGCGCTGCATATGGCGATCAGGCTTTTTTTGGCTATGGTCCTGGGCGGACTGGTTGGGTGGGAGCGCGAACAAAGCAATCGCGCCGCCGGATTTCGCACGCATATTCTGGTCTGCATCGGTTCGGCCTTGCTCATGCTGCTGTCGATTTACGGCTTTTCCGATTTCGCCGAAGAAATCAATGTGCGGATAGATCCCGCGCGAATGGCCGCACAAGTGATTACCGGCATCGGTTTTTTGGGCGCGGGCGTGATTATTTACAACGGGTTGTCGATTACCGGCCTAACGACGGCGGCGTCGCTATGGGTCGTCGCCGCGATCGGGCTTTCGATCGGCGCCGGTTTTTATTTTGCCGCCAGTCTGTGCACAGCATTGGTGCTGTTCAATTTGATGGTGTTAAATAAAGTGGAAAAACGGCTGTTTCGGGCAAAAAAGCTGCATGTCATCAAAATCAAAACAGAAGATAAGCCGGGAAACCTGGGGGAAATAACCGAAGTGCTGAAGATGCACAACACGGAAATTCGCCGGCTTACAACGGAACATATCCCAAACGAAGGTAGCTCGGCGCCCATTTTCCAAATTGCATTTACGGTTCGCCTTCCGGCTGAGCTTCCGCTTGTCGAACTGATTGAAAAACTGCGAAAAATGCCCGGCGTGCTTGAATTGAATGTCGACCAGGTCGCATGGACAGGTAAAAACGGCGAGAGGATGCGATCGGAATGA
- a CDS encoding DUF4097 family beta strand repeat-containing protein → MIRVGRYTAALLLLTVGVLLFLDLSMHTYFLSVMFKWWPMLLIVFGCEFLFAAMRSRNEPSRLRIDFGSLFFSALLAVVVVAATQTSLLAPLINQFGVAVSDESGSTFGKETVHIPLRDDTESIIITNENGDVTLQSGDVAAIEIRATVMVSGDDEHARRIADESTIAYEGERTLQITAQGKDYKVLGLKRKPRMNLDITVPRTSDADKELRAMNGSISVSNIIGSVKADTVNGKATVRHIDGSVELHSVNGSLTAEEITGDVKMDTINGKITGTRLRGSVSAHTTNGAISLQEVAKAVHADTTSGGIYVSSGTVGGDWKLQTTIGSVELKVPENGDYRVEGKTKLGSAKTNLPLAATKRAISGTIGRGTYQINVDASGSIAINKTQ, encoded by the coding sequence ATGATCCGGGTAGGACGTTATACCGCCGCATTGCTGTTGCTGACCGTAGGCGTGCTTTTGTTTCTCGATTTAAGCATGCACACGTACTTTTTAAGCGTCATGTTCAAATGGTGGCCCATGCTGTTAATCGTCTTCGGCTGCGAATTTTTGTTTGCCGCTATGCGCAGCCGCAATGAGCCGTCCCGGTTGCGCATCGATTTCGGCAGCCTGTTTTTTTCCGCGCTGCTGGCGGTTGTGGTGGTCGCCGCAACGCAAACATCCCTTTTAGCTCCTTTAATCAATCAATTCGGCGTCGCGGTTTCCGACGAAAGCGGCTCAACATTCGGCAAAGAGACGGTGCACATCCCGCTGCGGGACGACACCGAAAGTATCATCATCACAAACGAAAATGGAGATGTAACGCTGCAGTCGGGCGATGTTGCGGCAATCGAAATCCGCGCCACCGTTATGGTTTCCGGCGACGATGAACATGCGCGGCGGATCGCCGATGAATCGACCATTGCTTATGAGGGCGAGCGCACGCTACAGATTACGGCGCAGGGGAAAGACTACAAAGTGCTGGGTTTAAAGCGAAAACCCCGCATGAATCTGGATATTACCGTGCCCAGGACAAGCGATGCGGATAAAGAACTGCGCGCAATGAACGGCAGCATTTCCGTCAGCAATATCATCGGTTCGGTCAAGGCGGATACGGTAAATGGCAAAGCTACGGTTCGCCATATCGACGGCAGCGTCGAACTGCACAGCGTTAACGGCAGCTTGACCGCCGAGGAAATTACGGGCGATGTAAAAATGGACACGATAAACGGAAAAATTACCGGAACCCGATTGCGCGGTTCCGTAAGCGCCCATACGACAAACGGCGCCATTTCCCTGCAAGAAGTTGCCAAAGCGGTTCATGCGGACACGACGTCAGGCGGCATTTATGTATCGAGCGGCACGGTTGGCGGCGATTGGAAGCTTCAGACAACGATCGGGTCGGTTGAACTTAAGGTGCCGGAAAACGGGGATTATCGCGTAGAGGGGAAAACCAAATTGGGCAGCGCCAAAACCAATTTGCCCTTGGCTGCGACAAAACGCGCCATTTCCGGAACAATCGGGCGGGGAACGTACCAAATCAATGTGGACGCCAGCGGCAGCATCGCCATTAACAAAACCCAATAA
- a CDS encoding Fur family transcriptional regulator, which translates to MGAKFEHAIDKLKSSGVRMTPQRHAILSYLLNTKSHPSADEIYKALERKFPSMSVATIYNNLKVFIDSGLVRELTYGDDASRFDADMSDHYHAICEQCGKIVDFDHPPIKSVEEAALEQTGFQIKGHRLEVYGICESCAGARKH; encoded by the coding sequence ATGGGAGCAAAATTTGAGCACGCAATCGATAAATTAAAATCGTCGGGTGTGCGCATGACTCCGCAGAGACATGCGATTTTGTCATATTTGCTGAATACCAAGTCCCATCCGAGCGCGGATGAAATTTACAAGGCGTTGGAAAGAAAATTTCCCAGCATGAGCGTGGCGACCATTTACAACAACCTGAAGGTATTCATCGACTCCGGGCTAGTGCGGGAGTTGACTTACGGTGACGACGCCAGCCGGTTTGACGCGGACATGTCCGATCATTATCATGCCATTTGCGAACAATGCGGGAAAATCGTAGACTTTGACCATCCGCCCATAAAATCCGTTGAGGAAGCCGCTTTGGAGCAGACGGGCTTTCAAATCAAAGGCCATCGTTTGGAAGTGTACGGTATTTGTGAAAGTTGCGCCGGGGCAAGGAAACATTGA
- a CDS encoding glycosyl hydrolase family 18 protein: MEVQITPSRSRMRQPRRANAKIALFLIAAMLLLLAASALVTFFVWRQFAPNARHVPPEFNGLAKPIFIQGKIMPETAIGTAESLRLPLPVVQQWIDPTIVFDDASQSVILTTKQHVVQLKTAQLTAMVNHKPFALSFPVEKSGETVYIPIAQLKQYYHLTVSEQKDTGAVLIFRQGDAISWARAISYKNRTVKVRTKPTARAPIVAELAANEAVMVWEDVGGWFKIQLENGIIGYARKQEIKLDHMETVPFSPEPSPYIPWSPIGGKINLTWEQVYGKNPDTAKIGNMPGLNVISPTWFQFAEDKTGEIYLQNKADAAYAKWAHDRGYQIWALFSNGFNPDWTAQMLKTYDSRQKIIDQLLSFAQLYHLQGINIDFENVRLADGHLLTQFVREFTPLAHEQGLVVSIDVTVRGGSEMWSQFYEREALGEIVDYMIVMAYDEHWASSPQAGSVASLPWTEKGVADIIKFDHVPAEKLLLGVPLYTRIWTEKTVDGKTEVSSKAISMAAVSQIIAEKKLKPTFDQKSGQYYVEFGENGAKNKIWIENAASMQSRIQIVKKYGLAGIASWSRNFDTPEIWNAIADALKQMP, translated from the coding sequence ATGGAAGTTCAAATCACGCCAAGTCGAAGCCGAATGCGGCAACCCCGGCGCGCTAACGCGAAGATCGCTTTGTTTCTAATTGCGGCCATGCTCCTGTTGCTTGCCGCAAGCGCACTTGTCACGTTTTTTGTGTGGCGGCAATTTGCCCCGAACGCTCGGCATGTTCCGCCGGAGTTCAACGGGCTGGCAAAACCGATTTTTATTCAGGGTAAGATCATGCCGGAGACGGCGATCGGAACCGCGGAAAGTTTGCGGCTTCCTTTGCCGGTTGTGCAACAATGGATCGATCCCACGATCGTGTTCGACGATGCGTCCCAATCCGTCATCCTAACGACGAAACAGCATGTTGTGCAATTGAAGACCGCGCAATTGACGGCCATGGTCAACCATAAGCCGTTCGCTCTTTCCTTTCCTGTCGAAAAATCCGGCGAGACCGTGTATATACCGATTGCGCAGCTTAAACAATACTATCATCTGACCGTATCGGAGCAAAAAGATACAGGCGCGGTGCTGATCTTCCGGCAAGGCGACGCGATTTCGTGGGCCAGGGCCATATCTTACAAAAACCGGACGGTAAAGGTCAGAACAAAACCCACCGCGCGAGCGCCGATTGTAGCTGAGTTGGCGGCGAATGAAGCGGTGATGGTGTGGGAGGATGTCGGGGGTTGGTTTAAAATTCAGCTTGAAAACGGCATCATCGGTTATGCGCGAAAGCAGGAAATCAAACTTGACCATATGGAAACGGTGCCGTTTTCTCCGGAACCGTCGCCGTATATCCCGTGGAGTCCAATCGGCGGTAAAATCAATTTGACCTGGGAACAAGTTTACGGCAAAAATCCCGATACCGCCAAAATCGGCAACATGCCCGGTTTAAATGTGATCAGCCCGACATGGTTTCAATTTGCCGAGGATAAGACGGGCGAAATATATTTGCAAAACAAGGCCGACGCGGCCTATGCCAAGTGGGCGCATGATCGCGGCTACCAAATCTGGGCGCTTTTCTCCAACGGCTTCAATCCCGATTGGACGGCGCAAATGCTCAAAACATACGATTCAAGACAGAAAATAATCGACCAATTGTTAAGTTTTGCGCAGTTATATCATCTGCAGGGAATCAATATCGATTTTGAGAATGTGCGATTGGCTGACGGGCATCTGTTGACCCAGTTCGTTCGCGAGTTCACGCCGCTTGCGCATGAGCAGGGCCTGGTCGTATCGATCGATGTAACCGTCAGGGGCGGCAGCGAAATGTGGTCGCAATTTTATGAACGGGAAGCTTTGGGCGAAATCGTCGATTATATGATCGTGATGGCTTACGATGAGCATTGGGCGTCGAGTCCGCAGGCGGGATCGGTCGCGTCCTTGCCGTGGACGGAAAAAGGCGTCGCCGATATTATCAAATTCGACCATGTTCCGGCGGAAAAACTGTTGCTTGGAGTGCCGCTTTATACCCGCATCTGGACGGAGAAAACGGTGGATGGCAAAACGGAAGTCTCATCGAAAGCCATATCGATGGCGGCGGTTTCCCAAATCATCGCCGAGAAAAAGTTAAAGCCGACCTTTGACCAAAAAAGCGGCCAGTATTATGTCGAATTTGGCGAGAACGGGGCGAAAAACAAAATCTGGATTGAAAATGCGGCATCCATGCAATCGCGCATTCAAATTGTCAAGAAGTACGGATTGGCCGGAATCGCCTCATGGAGCAGAAATTTTGATACGCCGGAAATATGGAATGCGATCGCCGATGCGCTAAAACAAATGCCTTAA